The sequence ATCCAGGTGCCTGCCAGCGGTGACAAAATCACCGTCAATGCCGATAACACCCTGAATGTCCCCAACAACCCGATCATCCCTTATATAGAAGGTGACGGCATCGGTGTGGACATCAGTCCGGTGATGATCAAGGTGGTCGATGCCGCCGTCGAGAAAGCGTACGGTGGCCAGCGCAAGATCTCCTGGATGGAAATCTACGCTGGAGAGAAAGCGACCCAGGTCTACGATCAGGACACCTGGCTGCCGAAGGAAACCCTGGAGGCCGTTCGTGACTATGTGGTTTCCATCAAGGGGCCGTTGACCACGCCTGTCGGTGGCGGCATCCGCTCGCTGAACGTTGCGCTGCGCCAAGAGCTCGACCTCTATGTATGTCAGCGTCCTGTTCGTTGGTTCACCGGCGTGCCCAGCCCGGTGAAGAAGCCGGCCGATGTCGACATGGTGATCTTCCGCGAGAACTCCGAAGACATCTATGCCGGCGTCGAATGGAAGGCCGGCTCCCCAGAGGCGGAGAAGGTCATCAAGTTCCTTACCGAGGAAATGGGCGTCAAGAAGATCCGCTTCACGGAAAACTGCGGCATCGGCATCAAGCCGGTCTCGCTCGAGGGCACCAAGCGCCTGGTTCGCAAGGCCCTCCAGTATGCAGTGGATAACGATCGTAGCTCGGTTACCCTGGTGCACAAGGGCAACATCATGAAGTTCACCGAAGGGGCCTTCAAAGAGTGGGGCTACGAGGTGGCGCGTGAAGAGTTCGGCGCAGAACTGCTCGATGGCGGCCCTTGGATGCAGTTCAAGAACCCGACGACCGGCAAGAACATCGTTGTCAAAGACGCCATCGCCGACGCCATGCTGCAGCAGATCCTGCTGCGTCCCGCCGAGTACGACGTTATCGCTACGCTCAATCTCAACGGTGACTACCTGTCCGATGCGCTCGCGGCAGAAGTGGGCGGCATCGGTATCGCTCCGGGTGCCAACCTGTCCGACACGGTCGCCATGTTCGAGGCGACACACGGTACGGCGCCTAAGTATGCCGGCCAGGACAAGGTGAACCCTGGTTCGCTGATTCTTTCGGCGGAAATGATGCTGCGCCACATGGGCTGGGTGGAAGCGGCGGACCTGATCATCAAATCGACCGAGAGCGCCATCGCCGCGAAGACGGTGACCTATGACTTCGAGCGCCTGATGGAAGGTGCGAAGCTGATGTCCTGTTCCGAATTCGGCGACGCCATGATCTCCCACATGTAATACATGCGGGCAACACGAAAAGGCCGATCAATGATCGGCCTTTTCGTTACCTGGAGTCAGGCGTCTACGGTCGAGCCCTGTGAAACAGGCGCCACTGTTTCAGTCGTGCTCTGCAGCGATTGAATGTTGGTTGCG comes from Stutzerimonas stutzeri and encodes:
- the icd gene encoding NADP-dependent isocitrate dehydrogenase, whose product is MGYQKIQVPASGDKITVNADNTLNVPNNPIIPYIEGDGIGVDISPVMIKVVDAAVEKAYGGQRKISWMEIYAGEKATQVYDQDTWLPKETLEAVRDYVVSIKGPLTTPVGGGIRSLNVALRQELDLYVCQRPVRWFTGVPSPVKKPADVDMVIFRENSEDIYAGVEWKAGSPEAEKVIKFLTEEMGVKKIRFTENCGIGIKPVSLEGTKRLVRKALQYAVDNDRSSVTLVHKGNIMKFTEGAFKEWGYEVAREEFGAELLDGGPWMQFKNPTTGKNIVVKDAIADAMLQQILLRPAEYDVIATLNLNGDYLSDALAAEVGGIGIAPGANLSDTVAMFEATHGTAPKYAGQDKVNPGSLILSAEMMLRHMGWVEAADLIIKSTESAIAAKTVTYDFERLMEGAKLMSCSEFGDAMISHM